In Shouchella patagoniensis, the following are encoded in one genomic region:
- the ilvC gene encoding ketol-acid reductoisomerase produces MAKVYYNGDVNEQVLQGKTVAIIGYGSQGHAHAQNLRESGVDVVVGLRPGKSWDKATEDGFDVHSVQEASAKADVIMILLPDEHQPSIYKDSIEPELGAGKSLVFAHGFNIHFNQIVPPDNVDVFLAAPKGPGHLVRRTYTEGAGVPALIAVHQDATGQAKDTALAYAKQIGAARAGVLETTFKEETETDLFGEQAVLCGGTSALVKAGFETLVEAGYQPEIAYFECLHELKLIVDLMYEGGLEYMRYSISDTAQWGDFQAGPRIVTDETKAEMKAILTDIQKGKFAKGWILENKLNRPEYNAINEAEKNHPLEVVGRELREMMPFVKASKSKGVVGSAKN; encoded by the coding sequence GGTATATTACAATGGTGATGTGAATGAGCAAGTATTACAGGGGAAAACAGTAGCAATTATCGGTTATGGTTCTCAAGGACATGCGCATGCGCAAAATTTACGTGAATCAGGAGTTGACGTTGTTGTAGGGTTAAGACCAGGAAAATCTTGGGATAAAGCAACCGAAGATGGCTTCGATGTTCATTCCGTTCAAGAAGCTTCAGCAAAGGCGGATGTAATCATGATCTTATTACCTGATGAGCATCAACCTTCTATTTATAAAGATTCAATAGAGCCAGAACTTGGAGCAGGAAAGTCGCTTGTATTTGCTCACGGTTTTAATATTCATTTTAACCAAATCGTTCCTCCGGATAATGTGGATGTCTTTTTAGCAGCACCAAAAGGGCCAGGACACCTTGTTCGACGCACATATACAGAAGGTGCAGGAGTACCTGCGTTAATTGCAGTTCATCAAGATGCGACTGGTCAAGCTAAAGACACAGCATTAGCATATGCGAAACAAATTGGTGCGGCACGTGCAGGAGTATTAGAGACTACGTTTAAAGAAGAAACGGAAACGGATCTATTTGGGGAGCAAGCAGTTCTATGTGGGGGAACTTCTGCACTAGTAAAAGCGGGTTTTGAAACACTTGTGGAAGCTGGTTATCAACCAGAGATTGCTTACTTTGAGTGTTTACATGAGTTAAAACTCATCGTTGATCTGATGTATGAAGGTGGGTTAGAGTACATGCGTTATTCAATCTCGGACACAGCACAGTGGGGTGATTTTCAAGCAGGACCACGAATTGTTACGGATGAAACAAAAGCAGAAATGAAAGCCATTCTAACGGATATTCAAAAAGGAAAATTTGCAAAAGGATGGATTTTAGAAAATAAATTAAACCGTCCAGAATACAACGCAATCAATGAAGCAGAAAAAAATCATCCACTTGAAGTTGTGGGTCGTGAGCTTCGCGAAATGATGCCATTTGTTAAAGCTTCTAAATCGAAAGGAGTGGTTGGAAGTGCGAAAAATTAA